One stretch of Pyrenophora tritici-repentis strain M4 chromosome 4, whole genome shotgun sequence DNA includes these proteins:
- a CDS encoding DUF1996 multi-domain protein, which yields MSLYTIFSAGLLAHVASAYTQVNVPSPFMQKNVDPIVFPGQFDKSHLHSFYGSDAVVAGTKTSAELQKGCTNADNPNDLSVYWVPTFLYTADGKTYNPVPVGRFSAYYNLGETPAEVPIPQDVQMVAGKSGATTQGAMDPNAKATWFCEGDDAIPADANGFPSKACSTHLQQLLYFPQCVDTTTLKTAYKDRANGTPNWCPAGMKSMPQLRFSIRYDLRKVLPKGWSGTAPVKLACGAAWCSHGDFINGWTEESAKNMVGTTSEKQHFAAVTGSKKASNCKATDADPSHGTSDYAKSVAVMSKRSVEALGWETRSRLARLVQDS from the coding sequence ATGTCTCTTTACACTATTTTCTCTGCGGGCCTGCTCGCTCACGTCGCAAGCGCATACACACAAGTCAACGTACCGTCTCCTTTTATGCAAAAGAACGTCGATCCTATTGTCTTCCCCGGACAGTTCGACAAATCGCATCTCCACTCATTTTACGGCTCCGACGCCGTAGTTGCTGGCACAAAGACCAGTGCTGAGCTCCAAAAGGGCTGCACAAACGCCGATAACCCTAATGACCTTTCTGTCTACTGGGTACCCACATTCCTCTACACCGCCGATGGAAAGACATATAACCCCGTCCCCGTCGGCCGATTCAGTGCATACTACAACCTAGGCGAGACACCCGCCGAGGTCCCCATCCCACAGGACGTGCAGATGGTTGCTGGAAAGTCTGGTGCCACTACCCAAGGTGCCATGGACCCTAATGCAAAGGCAACCTGGTTCTGCGAGGGTGACGACGCCATCCCCGCTGACGCCAACGGCTTCCCCAGCAAAGCCTGCTCCACACATCTCCAGCAACTCCTCTACTTCCCCCAGTGTGTCGACACTACGACACTCAAGACGGCCTACAAAGACAGGGCGAACGGCACACCCAACTGGTGCCCTGCTGGCATGAAATCGATGCCCCAACTCCGCTTCTCCATCCGCTACGATCTCCGCAAAGTCCTACCGAAAGGCTGGTCTGGCACCGCGCCTGTGAAGCTGGCTTGTGGTGCCGCGTGGTGCTCACACGGCGACTTTATCAACGGATGGACTGAAGAGTCTGCCAAGAACATGGTTGGTACTACCAGCGAGAAGCAGCATTTTGCTGCCGTCACTGGTTCCAAGAAGGCTTCCAACTGCAAGGCTACGGATGCGGATCCCAGCCACGGTACTAGCGATTATGCTAAGAGCGTAGCTGTTATGTCGAAGCGGAGCGTTGAAGCTCTGGGCTGGGAGACTAGGTCAAGGCTGGCGCGTCTGGTTCAAGACTCGTAA
- a CDS encoding Dienelactone hydrolase — MSCENCKKGFQWDGKSVGKETKLDNIDTYVTGDNKDAAILIITDIFGWTLPNIRLLADHYAKEANATVYVPDVFGGEVVDPDAMSNPEKQKNFDVMAFIGRNNKDIRWPEIKQHAQTLKSQYKKVAAVGFCYGGWACFKLAADPSLIDAVSTAHPSMLEKSEIEAVKVPVQVLSPEHDAMYTEELKKATLEILPKTGVQWEYVYFPGLNHGFAARGDPSDEQQKNGLERAKRSAVNFFTEFLH, encoded by the exons ATGTCCTGCGAAAACTGCAAGAAGGGTTTCCAATGGGACGGCAAGTCCGTTGGTAAGGAAACCAAGCTCGACAACATCGACACCTACGTGACGGGCGATAACAAGGATGCCGCGATCCTCATCATAACCGACATCTTCGGCTGGACTCTCCCCAACATCCGTCTACTGGCAGACCATTATGCGAAGGAGGCTAATGCGACTGTCTACGTACCTGACGT CTTTGGTGGCGAAGTCGTAGACCCCGATGCCATGTCCAACCCCGAGAAGCAAAAGAACTTCGACGTCATGGCTTTCATCGGTCGCAACAACAAGGACATTCGCTGGCCCGAGATCAAGCAGCACGCTCAGACCCTCAAGTCACAGTACAAGAAGGTCGCTGCCGTGGGCTTCTGCTACGGTGGCTGGGCTTGCTTCAAGCTCGCCGCCGACCCCTCGCTCATCGACGCCGTCTCCACCGCACACCCCTCGATGCTAGAAAAGTCCGAGATTGAGGCCGTCAAGGTTCCCGTTCAGGTTCTGAGCCCAGAGCATGACGCCATGTACACGGAGGAATTGAAGAAGGCTACTTTGGAGATACTGCCCAAGACTGGTGTGCAGTGGGAGTACGTTTACTTCCCGGGCCTGAACCACGGCTTTGCTGCGCGTGGTGACCCCAGCGATGAGCAACAAAAGAACGGACTGGAAAGGGCTAAGAGGAGTGCTGTGAACTTCTTCACTGAGTTCCTGCACTAA